GCATTGGCGGTCTTTTGATCGCAAACGTGACGCTTTTGTTGGCCCTCTATCTGCTGCTGCGTCTGCTTGCAAGGGATTTCAGCCGTTCGCATGCCGTTTACACAGGTCTGCTGCTTGTAGTGTTTCCCACATCGTTTTATTTTTCTGCGCTGTACACAGAATCTTTGTTCCTGTTCCTGACAGTCGGCTGCCTGCTTTCGATCCGCCAAGAAAAATGGCTGCTCGCAGGCATATTCGGATTTTTTGCGGCGCTTACCCGAAACACAGGATTTCTGCTTGTCTTTCCATTTTTGTATGCCTACCTGTCAGCGCGCAACTTTCAGTGGCGGCAGATACGTCCGGATATTGTGGCGATAGCCTTGATTCCGACCGGATTGATTGTCTACATGACACTTTTATTTTTCAAAATCGGGGACCCGCTCGGTTTCGTCCGCGCCCAGAAATTTTGGAACCGTACTTCTTTATGGCCATGGGCCACTTTGTGGTACGGAACTTGGGACATTCTGACAAAACCGCGCCGGGGCTGGCCGCTGTGGGATCATGCGTATGAAGCAATCGCCGCCTATTTGGAGCTTCTGCTGATCGGTTTATCCCTCTGGAAACAGAAGTGGCGGCTGCCAAACGAGTACCTGTTGTATTTGGTCCCGGCCGTTATCGTTCCCCTCTGCTCACCCAGTATTGGCAACTCGTATTTTTACAGCATTCCACGCTTTATTATAGTACTGTTCCCCTTGTTTGCCATCTGGGCCCTGATTTTTAAAAACAAAAGATCGATCGGAATCGCGGCTCTTCTCAGCGTGGCAGGTCAATGGTACCTAATGGACAAATTCACCCGCGACTTTTTTGTATTTTAAAGAAAAGAAAACCAAACAGAACCAAACAGAACCAAACTAAAACAAATTAAACCAAATTGATGAATTGACGAAACTCTTGAAATCAAATACACTGGTTTTGATTTCACCGGACAAAGAGGTGCGGCGGGGATGAGTAGCAATCCGTTTTTGACGGCAGAGGAAGCTGCCGATCTGCTCAAAATTTCGAAATATACGCTGTATGAATTGGTAAAACGGGCGGAACTCCCTGCCCAACGGGTAGGCCGCCAACTGCGGTTCCACCGGGACGAGCTGAACCAGATCTTACGCGGTTCGGTTGTGGCAACAGGAACAGCCGATTCACAACAGGAAAGCTCAGAAATCAACCTGCTGCCAGATGATAGGAACACGTCTATTCGCCAATACGCGGCAGATTTGAGATTTGTCGGCAGCCATGATCCTGTAGTGGAGATGTTGGCGGAATTTTTAAAATACGCCTCTCCTTCGGTTGTACTGGACTGTGCCTTTACCGGCAGCATGGAAGGTCTGCACTCCCTGTATCAAGGTGAGGCAGAATTGACAGGTATTCATCTGTGGGATGAAAAAACGGGTGAATACAATCTTTCCTTCATCGAGTATCTGCTTCCCGGCGAATCTGTAACGGTCGTCAATCTGGCTCAGCGTGTGCAGGGGTGGATTGTTCCGCCCGGCAACCCGCTGCAGATGAGGACGATGCAGGATATCGCCAAACCGGGCGTGCGCTTTATCAACCGGCAAAAAGGTTCCGGCACTCGATTGCGAATCGATTCGTTCCTGCGAAAATCGGGCATTCCGTCTGCTTCCATCACCGGCTATGAATTCGAGGAGACGACCCATTTTGGCGTCGCCTACCGGATCGCAAACGGAGAAGCAAATGCAGGAATTGGCGTACAAACCTCCGCCAGTCGGCTCGGACTTGATTTTGTTCCACTGTACCATGAGCGTTATGACCTGGTTTGTTTGGAGAAAACCGTCCAAACGACGCACTGGAAGCAGCTTCTGGCCGTTCTCCGCTCACCCGCTTTTCAAAATGCGATTCGCAGCCAGGCAGGTTATGACCCCACTTTAACCGGTACGTACATACAGAGAGGAGAAAAAGTATGAAACAATCATTGAAACGTTTTCGTTCCCTATTGGTTACGACGGCCACCATGTTTGCTCTGGTCGGCTGCGGTAATTCAGCGGCTCCTGCTCCCCAGCAGTCCACTCCCGCCGCGCAACCTCCGACACCATCGAATCCGAACATTATTCTTGCGACAACCACCAGCACGCAGGACAGCGGTTTGCTTGATGTTCTGATTCCCGAATTTGAGAAGAAAACCGGTTATCACGTTAAAACAGTTGCCGTGGGAACCGGCCAAGCATTGGCGATGGGAGAGAAAGGCGAAGCGGATGTTCTTTTGACACACGCCCCCTCCTCCGAAAAAAAATTGGTCGACAATCAAACGGTCATCAACTATCAATTGGTTGCCCATAACGATTTTATCCTTGTCGGACCACCATCCGATCCTGCCAAAATCAAAGGGATGAAAACGGCAGTAGAAGCGTTTAAGGCGATAGCAAACAGCAAGTCGACATTTATATCCAGAGGTGACAATTCCGGTACCGACAAAATGGAAAAATCCTTGTGGAAAACGGCCAACATCCAGCCAAAAGGTGCCTCCTGGTACCAGGAAAGTGGGCAAGGAATGGGCCAAACGCTCAACGTTACCTCCGATAAAGGCGGCTATACGTTAACAGACCGTGCCACCTATCTGGCGCAAAAGAAAAACCTGAATCTGGACATTCTGGTAGAAGGCGAAAAATCCTTGCTGAATATCTATCACGTCATGCAGGTAAATCCGGATAAATTCCCGAAAGTCAATAAAGAGGGGGCCAAAGCGTTCGACGACTTTATGGTCGCTCCAGATACACAGAAAATGATCGGAGATTTCGGTAAAGATAAATTCGGTCAGGCCTTGTTTTTTCCGGATGCCGGCAAGAAAATGGAGGACCTTGGAAAGTAAAGACAAGGAAGTGGAAAAATGGATTTAATCTGGCAAGGGTTGCTGAAAGCCTTTCATATACTGGTCACCGGTGATCCGGAAGTTATGCAGATCACGCTATTAACGTTAAAAATATCAGGTATCGTCACCTTGCTCAGTATTCTAATCGGGGTTCCTTTAGGAACTTTTTTGGCATTATTTCAGTTTCCCGGACGCCGCTTTCTGTTTAGCGTCATTAATACCAGTATGGGACTGCCGCCCGTTGTGGCAGGCGTATGGATTACCATTTTTCTTTGGCGCTCGGGTCCATTGGGCTATTTGGGTCTGCTATATACGCCAACAGCTATCATTATCGCACAATTTGTAATCGCTACGCCTATCATTATCGGATTGACGTCTGCAGCCATTCAACAGACAGACCCCAAAATGCATTTGCAGATTCGGGCGCTTGGTGCCACCCGTTTCCAGTATCTATGGTTTCTTTTAAAAGAGACCCGCTATTCCCTGCTGGGGGCTGTGATCGCCGGGTTTGGCCGGGTCGTGGCAGAAGTCGGGGCTTCCATGATGGTGGGCGGAAACATTAAAGGGGACACCCGCGTGTTAACCACCGCCACCATGTTGGAAGTATCGAAAGGAAATTTTGACGTGGCCATCGCATTAAGCATCATTCTTGCGATCCTGTCCTATATTGTGACACTCTGGTTCACCTTTGTGCAGCAACGGAATCGGGGAGGGGGATCTTATGATTACGGCACAAAATATTAACTGGCGGGTACGCAAGAAAATCATCTTGCAGAACATCGACTTTTCCCTGCAAAAAGGCGAATTGGCCGGTTTAGTCGGACCGAATGGTTCCGGCAAAAGCAGTCTGTTAAAAATCCTTTCGTTTCTGCAGCGCCCCACCTCAGGAACGATCCAGTTTCAGGGAATGCCGGTTGGAAATCGGGTTTCGATTGACATCCGCAGAAAAATTGCAGTCGTTTTTCAAGAACCGCTATTGTTTAACACCACTGTTTTTGAAAATGTCGCATCCGGTTTAAAAATGCGCCGGACACCGAAAGATGAAATACGATTGCTTTGTGAAACCTGGCTGAACCGATTTGGCGTCGGGCATGTAATCGAGCAGCATGCCCGTTCCCTGTCGGGCGGTGAAGCGCAGCGGGTGAGTCTCGCCCGGGCGTTTGTTCTGGATCCTGATGTGCTGTTTCTTGATGAACCGTTTTCCGCATTGGATGCCCCGGCCAAAGAATCGCTCGTGACCGACCTCCAATCCATTTTGCAAACGACCGGTACGACAACTGTCTTGGTCAGTCATGATTATCGCGATATTCTGAGATTGGCGAACCGGGCGCTCGTAATGCAGAACGGCCGTCTGATTGCAGATGGCGCACCACTTGCTTTGCTGAACCATCCGCCAAACGAGCAGGTTGCAGATTTCCTGCGCCATTGGCGAAATTTTCCAGAGACCGTTGACAATCCGTTTGTATATTTGCAACCGTAGAGGAGCGTTTTTTGATGACAAACCATGATGAGAATGTAACGTCTCAAATTAGCCGCTCATTTCTTAACTTTGTGCTTTATCCAGACCAAGAGCGCCAGCAATCTTTGTATTCCTTGCTGCAATCAATTATCGAACATGTCCAATTTGACCGTATGTGTTTTGAACTCCTCTATCTTCGTACATTCATGGTTGATTACACGACAACACTTCTATTCGGAGAAAGCCAACTCCGCAATAACATACTGGATTCATTTTACGAACAACTGAAATCGGCCGCAAATGACAGCCCGGTACATACTGTGCTGCTGGAAGGAGTCAAAAGCCGGCTGGCCCTTTATGCAGAAGCGGTTAACGAACCTCTTCACAACGAGTTGGGGTGGAATGTCGGAACAGTGTTTGCGGGGATGCTTGAACAAGAACAAAATTCATTCGTGGTGATGGTCGGCGATAACCTTTACAAGCAATATTATCAACAGATCTCTCAGCTTGTCCTGCAGCATCACGCACCTAACAGCGAATATCATTAGAATGAAGGTTCACATTCTTTCAGCATCTGCGGAACCAACTGAAAAACTCCTCCCTTTATGGAAGGAGTTTTGGCATTTCGATTATTCCAGATTCATCCAGACAGCTTTCACCTGCGTATACAGTTCCAGTGCATAACCGCCCATTTCTCGTCCGAAACCGGATTGTTTGTAACCGCCAAACGGAACGGATGCGTCAAACGCGTTGTAGCAATTGACCCATACGGTCCCCGCTTGCAGCGCATGCGCCACCCGGTGCGCTTTTCTTACATCAGTCGTCCAGACACCAGCCGCCAAGCCGTACTCGCTGTCGTTCGCACGGCCAATCACATCCAAAATTTGCTCTTCATCATCAAATGGCAATGCGGCTACCACCGGTCCAAAAATCTCTTCTTTGGCAATCGTCATTTCATCATTTACATCCGCAAAGATGGTTGGCGGCACAAAGTAGCCGGGACCTTCCAACGGTTTGCCTCCGATCACCGGAGTGGCGCCTTCCTGACGGCCCAACTCAAGATAATTGGATACGCGGGCAAACTGTTCATCCGATACGAGAGGTCCAATTTGGGTGTTTTCGTCCAAACCAGGGCCCTGTTGAATTTTGGATGCGTAACTGGACATTTCCGACAACACATTGTCATATGCCTTTTTGTGTACAAACAACCGGGAACCGGCACAGCAAACCTGCCCCTGATTGAAGAAAATTCCTAACAGTGCACCGGGAATCGCTTTCGAGAAATCAGCATCCGGGAAGATAATATTCGGCGATTTCCCACCAAGTTCAAGCGAAACGCGTTTTAAATTTCCGGAGGCCTGCTGCATGATCAGTTTACCTACTTCTGTTGAACCGGTAAAAGCCACCTTCCGGACATGCGGATGCTGGGCAATTGCAGCACCGGCGGTTGAACCAAAACCGGATAAAATATTTACTGCGCCGTCCGGAAAACCGACCTCTTGAATCAATGCGGCTAAGTAAAGTGCAGTGAGCGGAGTTTGTTCGGCTGATTTTAAGACAACCGCGTTGCCTGTTGCCAATGCGGCCCCCAGCTTCCATACAGCCATCAGCAGCGGGAAATTCCACGGGATAATCTGACCCACTACACCTACAGGTTCGCGTCTGGTATAGGTCAACATATTGGGACTAACCGAATTGTCAATGACCTCCCCGTGGATTTTGGTTGCCCATCCGGCATAATAACGAAAATGGTCAATGGCCAGGGGAATGTCAGCATGCCGGGTTTCCCGTATCGGTTTACCGTTATCCAGCGTTTCCAGCTGTGCGAGAGCTTCTGCGTGCTGTTCCATCAAATCGGCAAGTTTCCAGATCAGACGGCCGCGTTCACTTGGAGACATTCTTGACCAAGGGCCTTCCAACGCCCGTTCTGCGGCTTCTACGGCCCGATCGACATCTGCTTTGTCTGCTTCATACACCTGTGTAATCACTTCGCCCGTAGCCGGGTTGACAGTGGAAAACGTTTTACCGGATTGAGATTCAACAAACTTGCCGTTGATGAATAACTTTTTCGGCCCTTCACTTAAAAAACTTTCGACTCGCGGATCCAGTTTGACTGTCGCAGATCTGGTTGACACGATTGACTCCTCCTTGGTTTACGAATATGGTGATTCACGCCGTTTTTTAATTGCAAACTTTGTGCCAACCGATCTGTAACGGATATGCGGCAGATTTGTTCAGTTGCCGCAAAACATCATGTTCCAATTTGGCGCAACTTTGTGTCGTTCTATGACACTGTGCGAATTTTTATTTGGGGGGAGTGCTGCAAAATGCCTGATTTGGCTCTTTTTCAGTCGCGTCAGCGGAGTATCCAGTTTGGTGTTGATTCCCATCGTGCAAGTTTGGCAATTTTGGAAGCGTCTGAATTCAAACGGCAACTGGAATGCAACAAACCGGTTCTGCAGGAGATCTATCCCGTTTTTGAACGGCTTGCCAGGTGGATTCGCTGCTCCCGGTCGATCGTGATCGCGGCGGACAGGACCGGTCATATTTTAGACAGCCAAGGTGATCCCGGTTTCCTGAAAGATGCAGAAAAAATTCATTTGAAAAAAGCAGCTTGTTGGAGTGAGGAGGTACGGGGCACCAATGCAATCGGTACGGCCATCGCAGAATTAAAAGCCGTTTCCGTGATCGGGGATGAACATTATTTATCGGACAATCATGTGCTGTGGTGTGCCGCATCCCCGATTTTTGACCCGCAGGGAAGATTGCTTGCCGTTCTTGATATAAGCGGTCACCGGGATGAATATCAGCCATTCTCATTGATGATGGTTGATACCTTGA
The sequence above is a segment of the Effusibacillus dendaii genome. Coding sequences within it:
- a CDS encoding mannosyltransferase family protein; amino-acid sequence: MSRRDAWIYSFILFLVHKVSVFGASLFFVSRSMPFHSIKEYLQYALIQNFVRWDSLWYLRIATDGYAELKRAAFFPLYPYLIRGLHFAFDMPYRIGGLLIANVTLLLALYLLLRLLARDFSRSHAVYTGLLLVVFPTSFYFSALYTESLFLFLTVGCLLSIRQEKWLLAGIFGFFAALTRNTGFLLVFPFLYAYLSARNFQWRQIRPDIVAIALIPTGLIVYMTLLFFKIGDPLGFVRAQKFWNRTSLWPWATLWYGTWDILTKPRRGWPLWDHAYEAIAAYLELLLIGLSLWKQKWRLPNEYLLYLVPAVIVPLCSPSIGNSYFYSIPRFIIVLFPLFAIWALIFKNKRSIGIAALLSVAGQWYLMDKFTRDFFVF
- a CDS encoding helix-turn-helix transcriptional regulator, producing MSSNPFLTAEEAADLLKISKYTLYELVKRAELPAQRVGRQLRFHRDELNQILRGSVVATGTADSQQESSEINLLPDDRNTSIRQYAADLRFVGSHDPVVEMLAEFLKYASPSVVLDCAFTGSMEGLHSLYQGEAELTGIHLWDEKTGEYNLSFIEYLLPGESVTVVNLAQRVQGWIVPPGNPLQMRTMQDIAKPGVRFINRQKGSGTRLRIDSFLRKSGIPSASITGYEFEETTHFGVAYRIANGEANAGIGVQTSASRLGLDFVPLYHERYDLVCLEKTVQTTHWKQLLAVLRSPAFQNAIRSQAGYDPTLTGTYIQRGEKV
- a CDS encoding substrate-binding domain-containing protein, which codes for MKQSLKRFRSLLVTTATMFALVGCGNSAAPAPQQSTPAAQPPTPSNPNIILATTTSTQDSGLLDVLIPEFEKKTGYHVKTVAVGTGQALAMGEKGEADVLLTHAPSSEKKLVDNQTVINYQLVAHNDFILVGPPSDPAKIKGMKTAVEAFKAIANSKSTFISRGDNSGTDKMEKSLWKTANIQPKGASWYQESGQGMGQTLNVTSDKGGYTLTDRATYLAQKKNLNLDILVEGEKSLLNIYHVMQVNPDKFPKVNKEGAKAFDDFMVAPDTQKMIGDFGKDKFGQALFFPDAGKKMEDLGK
- a CDS encoding ABC transporter permease; protein product: MDLIWQGLLKAFHILVTGDPEVMQITLLTLKISGIVTLLSILIGVPLGTFLALFQFPGRRFLFSVINTSMGLPPVVAGVWITIFLWRSGPLGYLGLLYTPTAIIIAQFVIATPIIIGLTSAAIQQTDPKMHLQIRALGATRFQYLWFLLKETRYSLLGAVIAGFGRVVAEVGASMMVGGNIKGDTRVLTTATMLEVSKGNFDVAIALSIILAILSYIVTLWFTFVQQRNRGGGSYDYGTKY
- a CDS encoding ABC transporter ATP-binding protein, whose product is MITAQNINWRVRKKIILQNIDFSLQKGELAGLVGPNGSGKSSLLKILSFLQRPTSGTIQFQGMPVGNRVSIDIRRKIAVVFQEPLLFNTTVFENVASGLKMRRTPKDEIRLLCETWLNRFGVGHVIEQHARSLSGGEAQRVSLARAFVLDPDVLFLDEPFSALDAPAKESLVTDLQSILQTTGTTTVLVSHDYRDILRLANRALVMQNGRLIADGAPLALLNHPPNEQVADFLRHWRNFPETVDNPFVYLQP
- a CDS encoding aldehyde dehydrogenase family protein — translated: MSTRSATVKLDPRVESFLSEGPKKLFINGKFVESQSGKTFSTVNPATGEVITQVYEADKADVDRAVEAAERALEGPWSRMSPSERGRLIWKLADLMEQHAEALAQLETLDNGKPIRETRHADIPLAIDHFRYYAGWATKIHGEVIDNSVSPNMLTYTRREPVGVVGQIIPWNFPLLMAVWKLGAALATGNAVVLKSAEQTPLTALYLAALIQEVGFPDGAVNILSGFGSTAGAAIAQHPHVRKVAFTGSTEVGKLIMQQASGNLKRVSLELGGKSPNIIFPDADFSKAIPGALLGIFFNQGQVCCAGSRLFVHKKAYDNVLSEMSSYASKIQQGPGLDENTQIGPLVSDEQFARVSNYLELGRQEGATPVIGGKPLEGPGYFVPPTIFADVNDEMTIAKEEIFGPVVAALPFDDEEQILDVIGRANDSEYGLAAGVWTTDVRKAHRVAHALQAGTVWVNCYNAFDASVPFGGYKQSGFGREMGGYALELYTQVKAVWMNLE